A window of Schistocerca cancellata isolate TAMUIC-IGC-003103 chromosome 1, iqSchCanc2.1, whole genome shotgun sequence genomic DNA:
CCACTGCAACGGAAGGTATGACTTGGAAGGAAGTGGCTGTTATGAAAGTGGCGATACTGCAGTTGAAAGCTGTGATGGAGACAATAATGCAACAGATGTCAGCCTCAATGGAGGGCACGATTTTGAAGGTAATGGTTGTTATGTACACGGTGATTCTGAAGGCGACAGCTGTGATGGTGACAATAATGCAGCAGGTTCCAGAATAAATGGAGGGCTTGATTTGGAAGTCAATGGCTGTTACAAAAGTGGTGATCTTGCAGGCGATAGTTGTGATGGAGACATTGATGCATCAGGTGTCAGCCGCAATGGAGATCACGATTTGGGAGCCAATGGCTCTTATGAAAGTGGTGATACTGCAGGTGGGAGCTACGATGGAGATGATGCAGCAGGTGTCACCTGCAATGGAGGGCATGATCTGGAAGGCACCGGTGGTGATGGAAGTGGTGATGCAGCAGGAGGTAGCTGTGATGCAGCTGAGGATGGAGTAGGCGACGGCCATACTAGAGATGTTGATGTGGGACTCTCTTACACCACCACAGAGGTGCTGGCTGAAGACAAAGCTTTTCTCTCAGAGGGGCAGGTAATCAGTTTTGCAGGTCCTCCACCTTTTGCGACAGCTTTTTTGCTAACTGGAGCCCCAGCTAAACGTGCATTTACAAATAAGTGAAACTAAAATGTATTCCTTTGCTTGGAATCAAAATTCCCcatatattttgaataaaaattttgaatttctaTTCCTTTGTTACGAGTTCACAACATCTTTCTGTTCTGATAGTAAAACGTCGCATGTGTAAATATCTatccataaatatttttacttattgATTCCTTGTAGGTGTCCTTTCTTCAAATGTTTACATGTGAAACATAATGCCTGAGAAGTAAGTGGTAGGTGAGCTGAAATGTGACCGGAATTTTTTATATGTTCAAGGCACAGGACGCTTTTAGGTACTACATGATATTTACAAAGCTGTGTAGTTTTGCCAGCCTTCTCTAATATGCACCATGAAAAATCATAATAGCGCAACAAACCCTCTTAGAGAAGTTTAACCCTTTGGCTGGTTTGGTGACTTTATTGAAACTAGTTTCTCCTAGGTAATATTGGTGTGTTACTGACAATGATATCTTTTTAGATGCCACTTGTGGAGCGACTAAATAAGGCATGGTGGGGGAAATGAAGAAATTGTATGTTCTCCCACACAGAGAAAGTCCGCCTCTATAGGTTAGTGGTCAGCGCGGATGATTGCCGTATGGAGGAACTGACTTCAATTCCCGGTACTGCGAGGGATGTTTCATTGGTGGTAGGACAGCAGTGGGACCTAATAAGCTTCGTGagtccaactgaggagctacttgaatgagaagtagcgacaTCAAGGTGTGTAAAGCTGACAACAGTCGGGAAAGGACGCAAATGTCacaaacatttcacacatatttaacgtaTTTTACATGTATTTGTACAAATATTGCATCTGCATCTCTAGCGAAATTCGTCCTGCAGTTCCAATTTCAGGCAGCTTAATGCTGATgacatcatacactatgtgatcaagacccccaaaaacatacgtttttcgtattaggtgcattgtgctgccacctactgccaggtactccatatcagcgacctcggtagtcaccagacatcgtgagagagcagcgtggggcgctccgcggaactcgctgacttcgaacgtggtcaggtgactgggtgtcacttgtatcatacgtctgtaagcgagacatccacactcctaaacatccctagctctactgtttccgatgtgatagtgaagtggaaacgtggtgggacacgaacagcacaaaagcgtactggccgacctcgtctattgactgacagagaccgccgacagttgaagagggtcgtaatgtgcaatagacagacatctatcctgaccaccacacaggaattccaaactgtatcaggatccactgcaagtactatgagaattaggcgggaggtgagaaaacttaaatttcatggtcgagtggctgctcataagccacacatcacgccagtaaatgccaaacgacgcctcgcttggtgtaagaagtgtaaacattggacgattgaaaagtgtaaaacgttgtgtggagtgatgaatcacgtacacaatgtggcgatccgaaggcagggtgtgggcatggcgaatgcccggtgaacatcatctaccagcttgtgtagtgccaacagtaaaattcggagacgatggtcttatggtgtggtcatgttttttatggagggggcttgcactccttgtagttttgcgtggcactatcacagcagaggcctactttgatgttttaagcaccttcttgcttccaacggTTGgagagcacctgttcatgatgcacggcctgtggcggacaataacatctctgtcatggactggcctgcacacggtCCTGAACTAAATCCTAtccaacatctttgggatgttttggaacgccgacttcgtgccaggtctcaccgatcgacatcgatacctctcctcagtgcagcactccgtgaagaatgggctgccatttcccaagagccttccagcaactgattgaaagtatgcctgcgagagtggaagctgttatcaaggctaagggtgggccattttgaattcgagcattacctgtagagggcgccacgaacttttaagtcattttcagccatgtgtccggatacttttgatcacatagtgtatctcctgAACTGCGTGTCGTACAGTGGTATATCTTTGTAGGTAGAGTTAGCttcatatgtgcatactgtctgcgaaGTGCGCTACTAATCGAGTCAGCAGTgaggaagtagtaaattaaaatgtcatgcacgatgcggtagtttttcacgcatctcagggtTCATGACGCCATACTTCCTGAACCATACGTCATACATTGATATAAATTTTTTGGCACACTCAGTGGAACATTTGAATGTGCcgcgaatacagttagcagtaaagaagtaataaattaaatcgtcatgCCTCATGCTGCAGTTTCGCTGCACGAAGAGTGAAAATGTTGTAGGTGATAAACTTTCTCCCTTTCATCGTTTTTGGTGGTTATCAACGAGCGAAAGTTTCCTAAAGGTATGAAATTTACGTGCAgacatattgagcacttcctgtaaagaacatcaactttcctttgtcttactttgttatgctaattattgctattctgatcagatgaagcgccatttgtcggagattttttgaacttttgtatttatttatttatttggttctataaaaccccatgtcattccaagcatgtgtgtcaatttgtacctctctatctacattattccgtgatttattcagttttcaaatttatactgactttttgatcacccggtacattaataTTGAATTAAAATTCCGTGGCTCCTACATCCGATTACAGAGTTCCACAGTTCGTCTTAACTGAGTGCCCTTATAGCTTTACATGTACTCCAACAACACTCAAGCCCTAAAAATTTACAATTCGTgacatatttttgaaaagaaaaaaaaggaaaaggtgaAACTAACTATACACAAACAAGATAAATGTGATACCATGTAAGAAAAATGAGGTCTCCTTCAGGATACAGGATAGGTCGATGCAATTTAAGAATCCAGCACCCTTATCTTACTCAACATGCATTCCACTGAGAAAGCTACACAAGTTTATTTTCTGATTGCAGTCTCCCACTATAAATGACTTTCAACGATAAATAGACATATCATCATCCACTGGTACCATACATTTGATCACATCGTTTAGTATGTCTTCTTAACCATAAACATTGTGTTCCCGATATCCTCCTGTGGTCGATTGTATCTAGTGCTACTTTGTCTCTCCttctgtttgattttaattttgtgtattacGTTACACTGCGTCTTATGGGGGTAAATAATAAGAATTTCAGATGAATGTCATTGATAGAATTTCCAGCAACGTAACAGTACAAGTTTGATTTTAAATCATACTCTGTAATATTGTCTACGGAGAGATGAATAATAACATGAAGTTAATCCTATGGTGGGATTTTCTATCAGTGCGAAttatacaaaatttattatttgCATTCTCTGGTCTGACTACGTAAAGAAATGGTAAATTAATTTGTAACTGTTCACTATTCTTTGCTATGTTATATCACTTGATTTTCGTTTTTAATACTTTTGCTAACAGTTACAAACACGTTATATGTTATACTGTTACACTTGAAAAATATGCAGCGGATTTCTTCTGCACGATAAAATATTTTTGCCAAGCTGCTCTTGAAACATGAGACACAAAAggtaattgtttgaattttttacaGTCAGATCAGACCAAACCTACCAGGAATCTTACCAAAATTAataatttgctttcaaattttacGTGAAATTTAGAGTGCAGTCTTTGCTCATCTTTGCCGACGTCTAGCTAAAAATTCAGAACCAAATAAGATATTCTCCTCCGCATCTGCTAATTTTACTGAAAGAGAAATGAATTAATGTTATTTCCTGTTATTACTTTCTTTCTCCCTCGCTGTTGCAGGGCTGctgaaatatttaatttctatGCTCGTAGCGACGGCAGCTCCCACCAGCCGTCGTTaagccccccttttttttaaaaaaaaaaaaaagctgaaaaagtAGGTACTATAGCTGGGCAAGCTATCTACAAAATTAATAACACGCTTTGTCATATATGATTATAGGCGACTAAACGTTGCAACAGACAAAACACGACTACTATAAGTAAAGATACAGTGCTACGTGCGACTGCACTCGTCGGCAAGTCAAGAAGAGCAGAGAAGTTATTGCCCTTAATTCGTTTATGTATATGTAACATCATGAAATTTTATCATCTTAGCTTTTAACGACCAACTAATTGTCTGTGGCAGTCTATTTCTCTACCGGCTGCTGCACTTTTACATCTTTGCCTTTACTTttcacaaagaaataagaaatgtAAATGACGTTGAGTAGAATTTATAATGATTTCATATATTATTCATCCAGGAGACGTTACAGTGCCCATAACCTGCTCCTTCCTTGTGGTCGATTCATACATGGCCAGTTCTCAAATAAAACACTAGAAATAAAACATGAGTATTAATCGCAGGTTATCAATCTTCCTCGGTCCTACGACTTACCTCTGCTGAGACAGAAAAAGAATCCTCTAAATCGGAATTCAAGTGCAAATACACCtgttgttcagtcctgagactggtttgatgcagctctccatgctactctatcctgtgaaaacttcttcgtctcccagcacttgctgcaacctacatccttctgaatctgcttagtgtattcatctctcggtctccctctacgcgccggccggtgtggccgtgcggttaaaggcgcttcagtctggaaccgcgtgaccgctacggtcgcaggttcgaatcctgcctcgggcatggatgtgtgtgatgtccttaggttagttaggtttaagtacttctaagttctagggaacttatgaccacagatgttgagtcccatagtgctcatagccatttgaaccatttttctccctctacgatttttaccctccacactgccctccaatactaattgtgatcccttgatgccgcaggacttgtcctaccaaccgatctcttcttctagtcaagttgtgccacaaatttctcttctccccaatttcgttcaatacctcctcattagttatgtgatctactcatctgatcttcagcattcttctgtagcaccacatttcgaaagcttctattctcttcttgtccaaactatttatcgtccatgtttcacttccatacatggctacactccatacaaatactttcagaaacgacttcctgatacttaaatctatactcgatcttaacaaatttctcttcttgagaaacgctttctttgccattgccagtctacattttatatcctctctacttagaccatcatcagttattttgctccccaaatagcaaaactcctttactactttaagtgtctcatttcatattctaattccatcaccatcacccgacttaattcgactacattccattagcctcgttttgattttgttgatgttcatcttatatcccgctttcaagaaactgtccattccgttcaactgctcttccaagtcctttggtgtctctgacagaattacaatgtcatcggcgaacctcaaagtttttatttcttctccatggattttaatacgtactccgaagttttcttttgtttccttcactgcttgctcaatatacagattgagtaacatcggggagtggctataaccctgtctcactccctccccaaccactgcttccctttcatggtcctcgactcttataactgccatctggtttctgtacaaattgtaaatagcctttcgctcactgtattttacccctgccacctttagaatttgaaagagagtattccagtcaacattgtcaaaagctttcgctaaatctacaaatgctagaaacgtagcgtTGCCTttgcttactctttcttctaagataactcgtaaagtcagtattgcctcacgttttccaacatttctacggaatccaaactgatcttccccgaggtcggcttctaccagtttttccattcgtctgtaaagaattcgcgttattattttgcgggcgtgacttattaaactgataattcggtaattttcacatctgtcaacatctgctttctttgggattggaattattatattcttcttgatgtcacgTACCCCTAATATTCCTaatataataataagaataagaaacgGTGTTTGAGATTTATTCGACCAATGCCGGAGTTTCCCTTGCTTGCACTACCAAAATATATTGGTGGCTGGGATTTTACAGCTCCCCTTACCTCTGCATCTGTTCGCCGGTACTCGCCTAAGGTCAATAAAACATCCTTTTATTGCATACGTAATTCACAACCCCGGATCAACTATTCTCCCAGTGACTATCAAATCCCCCCTTCTTCGTGATTCAATTAACTGCTCACATACTGACAGGACACACAAGAACTCTTTGTCAAACACAACGCATCTCAGATGACAAAACAAATTAATACTCACATTTAAATAAACATCAGACAGATACATTTCAATACAAATGTCTTacagatgtttctagaatgaaattttcactctacagcggagtgtgcgctgatatgaaactttctggcagatgaaaactgtgtgccggaccgagactcgaactcgggacctttgcctttcgcgggcatttgctctacagactttttttttttttaatctcattttgtcgcttttgttcgttgaatccgCTCGGGTcggatgtcgtaagacatccgtttaagttcgttgttgatcgattaactcagtttgctgctagccctctgaccgaacacgctgagctaccgtgccggcgaccgactgagctacccaagcacgactcacgccccgccctcacagctttaattccgccagtacctcgcctcctaccttccaaacttcacagaagctctcctgcgaacttaatcggccagaaagtttcatatcagcgcgcactctgctgtagagtgaaaatttcattctagaaacatcccccaggctgtggctaagccatgtctccgcaatatcctttcttccacgagtgctagttctgcaaatttcgcaggagagcttctgtgaagttttgaaggtaggagacgaggtactaccggaattaaagctgtgaggagggggcgtgagtcgtatttgggtagctcagtcggtagagcgcttgcccgcgaaaggcaaagattccgagttcgagtctcggtccggcacacagttttaatctgccagaaggtttTGTATTACAGATGTTGGACTTAAATAAGGTATTTAGCTTTAAGAACCTTACGTACTGGACTATTCTTTAAACCTCTTAAAGTTTAAAACATGGTACATGCCAAGAGATCCTTTTGTGCGCAACCTCGCCAAGTCtggcttttcattactttcattgaATCCCACAGACACCGTTTATTAACACAACCAGGGGCGGACTCTGTAACCAATAACAGATGGACACAATTTATATAATAAAATtgttattgaaattaatctatgtTATCAACTCccaaaatatttacagtttgtctTGAAACACCCTGAATGCCACAAGATGGAGATTATCAAACGACTGTGACTATTCTTACATATTCCATTGAGGAAGTTATTCCACCAGGCCACTTACCATTATCTTGAATTCTTTCCCCTAGCCAGAGACAAATATTAAATGAATAAATCTGGGTTTAATGAGAAACATACCCCACTTGTGTCATCTGTTTGCTCGATATTCAAACATACATATAAACATGACATATGATGAACAGGGCCCCTTACAGCAAAGCGTGTTTACATACTCATGCCTGGCCAACACTTTTGGTGTCCTCAGCGGCTGTTTTACTTTCTCTTTAGATCACATCTCGTTTTGGCACT
This region includes:
- the LOC126147263 gene encoding loricrin-like → MKVEITVARSDQRGADDAGGESHAGGIPAAGSICGGAYFVAGDLRDGGEDAKGDDNNDDYDTAGASCNSVQDAVQGARVEDGELNCNSYNACGDTEDDGDKGTADISLSKGHDYEGNECYESDDVAGDSCDADKVAISVRCSGLYDLEANDTAGERCVGDSDAASVKFSGEHDFEGNECYESGDAAGDSCDGDSDAESVHCNGRYDLEGSGCYESGDTAVESCDGDNNATDVSLNGGHDFEGNGCYVHGDSEGDSCDGDNNAAGSRINGGLDLEVNGCYKSGDLAGDSCDGDIDASGVSRNGDHDLGANGSYESGDTAGGSYDGDDAAGVTCNGGHDLEGTGGDGSGDAAGGSCDAAEDGVGDGHTRDVDVGLSYTTTEVLAEDKAFLSEGQVISFAGPPPFATAFLLTGAPAKRAFTNK